A window from Pseudomonas alloputida encodes these proteins:
- the rpsB gene encoding 30S ribosomal protein S2 translates to MSQVNMRDMLKAGVHFGHQTRYWNPKMGKYIFGARNKIHIVNLEKTLPMFNDALSFVERLAQGKNKILFVGTKRSAGKIVAEQAARCGSPYVDHRWLGGMLTNYKTIRASIKRLRDLETQAEDGTFAKLTKKEALMRSRDLEKLDRSLGGIKDMGGLPDALFVIDVDHERIAITEANKLGIPVIGVVDTNSSPEGVDYIIPGNDDAIRAIELYMTSMADAVIRGRNNVAGGTEVYAEEAAAPAAE, encoded by the coding sequence ATGTCCCAAGTCAACATGCGCGATATGCTGAAGGCCGGTGTGCACTTCGGCCACCAGACCCGTTACTGGAACCCGAAAATGGGCAAGTACATTTTCGGCGCGCGTAACAAGATCCACATCGTCAACCTGGAAAAAACCCTGCCAATGTTCAACGACGCTCTGTCGTTCGTAGAGCGCCTGGCCCAGGGCAAGAACAAGATCCTGTTCGTCGGCACCAAGCGTTCCGCCGGCAAGATCGTCGCCGAGCAAGCAGCTCGTTGCGGTTCGCCGTACGTTGACCACCGTTGGTTGGGCGGCATGCTGACCAACTACAAGACCATCCGCGCTTCGATCAAGCGTCTGCGCGACCTGGAAACCCAGGCCGAAGACGGCACTTTCGCCAAGCTGACCAAGAAAGAAGCCCTGATGCGCTCCCGCGACCTGGAAAAACTGGATCGCAGCCTGGGTGGCATCAAGGACATGGGCGGTCTGCCAGACGCTCTGTTCGTTATCGACGTTGATCACGAGCGCATCGCGATCACCGAAGCCAACAAACTGGGTATCCCGGTCATCGGCGTTGTCGATACCAACAGCAGCCCGGAAGGTGTTGACTACATCATCCCAGGTAACGATGACGCCATTCGCGCTATCGAGCTGTACATGACTTCGATGGCTGACGCAGTCATCCGCGGCCGCAACAACGTTGCCGGCGGCACCGAAGTTTACGCTGAAGAAGCGGCTGCACCTGCTGCTGAGTAA
- a CDS encoding phosphatidate cytidylyltransferase, giving the protein MLKQRIITALILLPVALGGFFLLNGGDFALFIGFVVTLGAWEWARLAGLMAQPLRIAYAAVVAGALMLLHILPELAPWVLGAAVIWWGLATWLVLTYPRSSDLWASAACRLLIGLLVLLPAWQGLVLLKHWPLGNWLILSVMVLVWAADIGAYFSGRAFGKRKLAPQVSPGKSWEGVYGGLAVSLLITLGVGISRDWGFGQILLGLLGAALLVMSSVVGDLTESMFKRRSGIKDSSNLLPGHGGVLDRIDSLTAAIPIFAVLLWAAEWGVM; this is encoded by the coding sequence ATGCTTAAACAACGCATCATTACTGCGCTGATCCTGCTGCCGGTCGCGCTGGGTGGTTTCTTCCTGCTCAATGGCGGGGATTTCGCCCTGTTCATCGGCTTCGTAGTGACCCTCGGTGCCTGGGAGTGGGCGCGCCTTGCCGGGCTGATGGCCCAGCCGCTGCGCATTGCCTATGCAGCGGTGGTCGCGGGGGCGCTGATGCTGCTGCACATCCTTCCGGAACTGGCGCCCTGGGTGCTGGGCGCTGCCGTGATCTGGTGGGGGCTGGCCACCTGGCTGGTGCTTACCTACCCGCGCAGCAGCGACCTGTGGGCCAGTGCGGCCTGTCGGTTGTTGATCGGCCTGCTGGTGTTGCTGCCGGCCTGGCAAGGGCTGGTGCTGCTCAAGCACTGGCCCTTGGGCAACTGGCTGATCCTGTCGGTCATGGTGCTGGTGTGGGCCGCCGACATCGGTGCGTACTTCTCTGGCCGGGCATTCGGCAAGCGCAAGCTGGCTCCCCAGGTCAGCCCAGGCAAGAGCTGGGAAGGCGTGTACGGTGGTCTGGCGGTCAGCCTGTTGATTACCCTGGGTGTCGGCATCAGCCGCGACTGGGGCTTTGGTCAGATCCTGCTGGGCCTGTTGGGCGCTGCGTTGCTGGTGATGTCCTCGGTGGTCGGTGACCTGACCGAGAGCATGTTCAAGCGTCGCTCCGGCATCAAGGACAGCAGCAATCTGCTGCCCGGGCATGGGGGTGTGCTCGATCGCATTGACAGCCTGACTGCCGCAATCCCGATCTTCGCCGTGCTGTTGTGGGCTGCCGAATGGGGTGTGATGTGA
- the rseP gene encoding RIP metalloprotease RseP — translation MTALYMIIGTLVALGVLVTFHEFGHFWVARRCGVKVLRFSVGFGTPLLRWHDRHGTEFVVAAIPLGGYVKMLDEREGDVPPALAGQSFNRKSVRQRIAIVAAGPIANFLLAILFFWVLAMLGTQQIRPVIGAVDSGSLAASAGLTAGQEIVSVDGKPTNGWSAVNLQLVRRLGESGTLQIGVRDEGASAERQLQVKLDSWLKGADEPDPIQSLGLRPWRPAITPVLAEIDPKGPAAAAGLKTGDKLLALDDLAVTEWQQVVDRVRARPDAKVVVRVERDGAALELPVTLARKGEGKAVGGYLGAGVKGGEWPANMLREISYGPLDAVGESLSRTWNMSVLTLESLKKMLFGELSVKNLSGPITIAKVAGASAQSGVGDFLNFLAYLSISLGVLNLLPIPVLDGGHLLFYLVEWARGRPLSDRVQGWGVQIGISLVIGVMLLALINDLGRL, via the coding sequence ATGACAGCGCTCTACATGATTATCGGCACCCTCGTGGCTTTGGGTGTGCTGGTCACTTTCCACGAATTCGGTCACTTCTGGGTGGCGCGCCGCTGCGGCGTCAAGGTGCTGCGTTTCTCGGTGGGTTTCGGCACGCCGCTGCTGCGGTGGCATGACCGCCACGGCACCGAGTTCGTTGTTGCGGCCATTCCTCTGGGTGGCTACGTCAAGATGCTCGACGAGCGCGAAGGCGATGTGCCGCCAGCGCTGGCCGGGCAGTCGTTCAACCGCAAGTCGGTGCGCCAGCGTATTGCGATTGTCGCGGCAGGCCCGATCGCCAATTTTCTGCTGGCTATCCTGTTTTTCTGGGTGCTGGCGATGCTGGGTACCCAGCAAATCCGCCCGGTTATCGGCGCGGTCGACAGTGGCAGCCTGGCAGCATCTGCAGGGCTGACCGCGGGTCAGGAAATTGTTTCTGTGGATGGCAAGCCGACCAACGGTTGGTCGGCGGTCAATTTGCAGCTGGTTCGTCGTCTGGGCGAGAGCGGTACCTTGCAGATTGGCGTGCGCGATGAGGGCGCCAGCGCCGAGCGCCAGCTGCAGGTCAAGCTGGACAGTTGGCTCAAGGGCGCCGACGAGCCGGACCCGATTCAATCCCTGGGGCTGCGCCCTTGGCGCCCGGCGATCACCCCGGTGCTGGCCGAGATCGATCCGAAGGGGCCGGCTGCCGCTGCGGGCCTGAAAACCGGTGACAAGCTGCTGGCTCTGGATGATTTGGCAGTGACCGAATGGCAGCAGGTAGTCGACCGCGTGCGCGCCCGCCCGGATGCCAAGGTCGTGGTGCGAGTGGAGCGCGACGGCGCTGCCCTGGAACTGCCGGTGACCTTGGCCCGCAAGGGGGAGGGCAAGGCAGTCGGTGGCTATCTTGGCGCTGGTGTCAAAGGTGGCGAATGGCCTGCCAACATGCTCCGCGAAATCAGCTACGGCCCGCTGGATGCGGTGGGTGAGAGCTTGTCGCGTACCTGGAACATGAGCGTCCTGACCCTTGAATCGCTGAAGAAAATGCTGTTCGGGGAGCTCTCGGTAAAAAACTTGAGTGGACCGATAACCATTGCTAAAGTGGCGGGCGCTTCAGCCCAGTCCGGCGTGGGGGATTTCCTGAATTTCCTGGCCTACCTGAGCATAAGCCTGGGGGTTCTTAACCTGCTGCCCATTCCAGTACTGGACGGGGGGCATTTGCTGTTTTACCTGGTCGAGTGGGCGCGCGGTCGTCCGCTGTCGGATCGGGTGCAAGGTTGGGGGGTTCAGATCGGTATCAGTTTGGTCATAGGGGTGATGTTGCTCGCCCTGATCAACGATCTGGGTCGACTATAA
- the pyrH gene encoding UMP kinase, translating to MAQQVSGRQPRYKRILLKLSGEALMGSEDFGIDPKVLDRMALEVGQLVGIGVQVGLVIGGGNLFRGAALSAAGMDRVTGDHMGMLATVMNGLAMRDALERSNIPALVMSAISMVGVTDHYDRRKAIRHLNSGDVVIFSAGTGNPFFTTDSAACLRAIEIDADVVLKATKVDGVYTADPFKDPHAEKFDHLTYDEVLDRKLGVMDLTAICLCRDHKMPLRVFNMNKPGALLNIVVGGAEGTLIEEGQA from the coding sequence ATGGCTCAGCAGGTGAGTGGTCGCCAACCTCGCTATAAACGCATTTTGCTCAAACTTAGCGGCGAGGCCCTGATGGGCTCGGAAGACTTCGGGATCGACCCGAAAGTGCTGGATCGCATGGCGCTTGAAGTTGGCCAGCTGGTAGGGATCGGTGTCCAGGTCGGCCTGGTGATCGGTGGTGGCAACCTGTTCCGCGGCGCCGCGCTCAGCGCAGCCGGCATGGACCGCGTCACGGGTGACCACATGGGGATGCTGGCTACCGTGATGAACGGCCTGGCCATGCGCGATGCGCTGGAGCGCTCGAACATCCCGGCCCTGGTCATGTCGGCCATTTCCATGGTGGGTGTCACCGATCATTACGATCGCCGCAAAGCTATTCGTCACCTCAACTCCGGGGATGTGGTAATTTTCTCCGCCGGTACCGGCAACCCGTTCTTCACCACCGACTCCGCGGCCTGCCTGCGCGCCATCGAAATCGATGCTGACGTGGTGCTGAAGGCGACCAAGGTCGATGGCGTGTACACTGCCGATCCATTCAAGGACCCGCATGCCGAGAAATTCGATCACCTGACCTACGATGAGGTTCTGGATCGCAAGCTGGGTGTGATGGATCTGACCGCAATCTGCCTGTGCCGTGACCACAAGATGCCATTGCGGGTATTCAACATGAACAAGCCTGGCGCCCTGCTGAACATTGTGGTGGGTGGCGCTGAAGGCACACTGATCGAGGAAGGCCAAGCATGA
- the ispC gene encoding 1-deoxy-D-xylulose-5-phosphate reductoisomerase, with amino-acid sequence MSRPQRITVLGATGSIGLSTLDVIARHPDRYQAFALTGYSRIDELLALCVRHRPAFAVVPSTEAAVRLRASLAAAGCTTEVLEGEAGLCQVASAAEVDAVMAAIVGAAGLRPTLAAVEAGKKVLLANKEALVMSGALFMEAVRQKGAVLLPIDSEHNAIFQCMPGDYARGLSAVGVRRILLTASGGPFRETPVEALLDVTPEQACAHPNWSMGRKISVDSASMMNKGLELIEACWLFDAVPSKVEVVVHPQSVIHSLVDYVDGSVLAQLGNPDMRTPIANALAWPERIDSGVAPLDLFAIARLDFQAPDEQRFPCLRLARQAAEAGNSAPAVLNAANEVAVQAFLERRIRFPEIAGMIEQVLDQEPVVPLPSLDAVFAADQRARELSREWLRRHGR; translated from the coding sequence GTGAGTCGCCCGCAACGTATTACCGTGCTCGGGGCCACCGGCTCCATTGGCCTGAGTACGCTGGATGTGATTGCGCGTCATCCTGACCGTTATCAAGCGTTCGCCCTCACTGGCTATTCGCGCATCGACGAGCTGTTGGCGCTATGCGTGCGTCATCGTCCGGCCTTCGCTGTGGTGCCGAGCACCGAGGCGGCGGTGAGGTTGCGTGCGAGTCTGGCTGCGGCCGGTTGCACCACCGAGGTGCTGGAAGGTGAGGCCGGGCTTTGCCAAGTGGCGTCGGCCGCTGAAGTGGATGCAGTGATGGCAGCCATTGTCGGTGCTGCCGGCCTGCGCCCCACGCTGGCGGCAGTCGAGGCAGGCAAGAAGGTGTTGCTGGCCAACAAGGAAGCACTTGTGATGTCCGGCGCACTGTTCATGGAGGCGGTGCGGCAAAAGGGTGCCGTGCTGCTGCCGATCGACAGCGAACACAACGCTATCTTCCAGTGCATGCCAGGCGACTACGCCCGTGGCCTGAGTGCCGTCGGTGTGCGCCGGATCCTGCTTACCGCGTCCGGCGGGCCGTTCCGCGAAACGCCGGTCGAGGCGCTGCTGGACGTGACTCCGGAGCAAGCCTGTGCGCACCCCAACTGGTCCATGGGGCGCAAGATCTCCGTGGATTCGGCCAGCATGATGAACAAAGGCCTCGAGTTGATCGAAGCCTGCTGGTTGTTCGATGCCGTGCCGTCCAAGGTTGAGGTGGTGGTGCACCCGCAGAGCGTGATCCACTCGCTGGTCGACTACGTGGACGGTTCGGTACTCGCGCAGTTGGGCAACCCGGACATGCGTACGCCAATCGCCAACGCGTTGGCCTGGCCGGAACGGATCGATTCCGGGGTTGCCCCGCTGGACCTGTTCGCCATCGCCCGTCTGGATTTCCAGGCGCCCGACGAACAACGCTTCCCTTGCCTGCGCCTTGCGCGGCAGGCTGCCGAGGCCGGCAACAGCGCGCCTGCCGTGCTCAATGCGGCCAACGAAGTCGCGGTCCAGGCATTTCTTGAACGGCGCATCCGCTTCCCGGAGATCGCGGGTATGATCGAACAGGTACTCGACCAGGAACCCGTCGTACCGCTGCCGTCGCTGGATGCGGTATTTGCCGCCGATCAGCGTGCCCGGGAGCTTTCCCGTGAGTGGCTGAGGCGTCACGGCCGCTGA
- the map gene encoding type I methionyl aminopeptidase has protein sequence MTVTIKTAEDIEKMRIAGRLAAEVLEMIEEHVKPGVTTEELDRLCHDYIVNVQQAIPAPLNYKGYPKSICTSINHVVCHGIPNDKPLKDGDTLNIDVTVIKDGYHGDTSRMFHVGNVPVWAERLSKVTQECMYKAIELVKPGCRLGDIGEVIQKHAEKNGFSVVREFCGHGIGKVFHEEPQILHYGRAGTGMELKEGMTFTIEPMINQGKADTKVLGDGWTAITKDRKLSAQWEHTLVVTATGYEIFTLRKDDTIPRTSA, from the coding sequence ATGACCGTCACCATCAAGACCGCAGAAGACATCGAGAAGATGCGCATCGCTGGCCGCCTGGCCGCCGAAGTGCTGGAAATGATCGAAGAACACGTCAAGCCCGGTGTCACCACCGAAGAGCTCGACCGCCTGTGCCACGATTATATCGTCAACGTTCAGCAGGCCATCCCGGCACCGCTCAACTACAAGGGCTACCCGAAGTCGATCTGCACCTCGATCAACCATGTGGTCTGCCACGGCATCCCCAACGACAAGCCGCTCAAGGACGGTGACACGCTCAATATCGACGTCACCGTGATCAAGGACGGCTACCACGGCGACACCAGCCGCATGTTCCACGTCGGTAACGTGCCGGTCTGGGCCGAGCGCCTGTCCAAGGTCACCCAGGAATGCATGTACAAGGCCATCGAGCTGGTCAAGCCGGGCTGCCGCCTGGGCGACATCGGTGAAGTGATCCAGAAGCACGCGGAAAAGAACGGTTTCTCGGTGGTACGCGAGTTCTGCGGTCATGGCATCGGCAAGGTGTTCCACGAAGAGCCGCAGATCCTCCACTATGGCCGCGCTGGCACGGGCATGGAGCTGAAGGAAGGCATGACCTTCACCATCGAGCCGATGATCAACCAGGGCAAGGCCGACACCAAGGTGCTGGGCGACGGCTGGACCGCCATCACCAAGGACCGCAAGCTCTCGGCCCAGTGGGAACACACTTTGGTGGTGACCGCCACTGGCTACGAGATCTTCACCCTGCGCAAGGACGACACCATCCCGCGCACTTCGGCCTGA
- the frr gene encoding ribosome recycling factor codes for MINDIKKDAQERMGKSIEALSRNLAAIRTGRAHPSILDSVKVTAWGSEMPLNQVAAITVEDARTLKIVAHDKNLSAAIEKAILTSDLGLNPSSAGTTIRVPMPALTEETRKGYTKQASGVAEDAKVAVRNVRRDALADLKKLTKDKEISEDEERRAADEIQKLTDKFVAEVDAAFKAKEKDLMAV; via the coding sequence ATGATCAACGACATCAAGAAAGACGCGCAGGAGCGCATGGGCAAGTCCATCGAAGCCCTGTCCCGCAACCTGGCTGCAATCCGCACCGGTCGCGCTCACCCAAGCATTCTGGACAGCGTCAAGGTTACCGCCTGGGGCAGCGAAATGCCGCTGAACCAGGTCGCCGCGATCACCGTCGAAGATGCCCGCACCCTGAAGATCGTCGCTCACGACAAGAACCTCAGCGCTGCCATCGAAAAGGCCATCCTCACCTCCGATCTGGGCCTTAACCCGTCCAGCGCCGGTACCACCATCCGTGTGCCGATGCCGGCCCTGACCGAGGAAACCCGCAAGGGCTACACCAAGCAGGCCAGCGGTGTTGCCGAGGATGCCAAGGTAGCCGTGCGCAACGTGCGCCGCGACGCCCTGGCTGACCTGAAAAAGCTGACCAAGGACAAGGAAATCAGCGAAGACGAAGAGCGTCGCGCCGCGGACGAGATCCAGAAGCTGACCGACAAGTTCGTCGCCGAAGTGGATGCTGCCTTCAAAGCCAAGGAAAAGGACCTGATGGCCGTCTAA
- the uppS gene encoding polyprenyl diphosphate synthase, which yields MEKTKPAAPSSVPRHVAIIMDGNNRWAKKRLLPGVAGHKAGVDAVRAVIEVCAKSGVEVLTLFAFSSENWQRPAEEVGALMELFFSALRREAKRLDENNISLRIIGDRSRFHPELQAAMREAEAVTAGNNRFILQIAANYGGQWDIAQAAQRLAREVQAGHLRPEDITPGLLQTCLATGDLPLPDLCIRTGGEHRISNFLLWQLAYAELYFSDLYWPDFKHEAMRNALADFASRQRRFGKTSEQVEAGARA from the coding sequence ATGGAAAAGACCAAGCCAGCGGCGCCGTCCTCGGTGCCGCGTCATGTCGCGATCATCATGGATGGCAACAACCGCTGGGCGAAAAAACGCCTGCTGCCCGGCGTGGCCGGGCACAAGGCGGGTGTGGATGCCGTTCGCGCGGTCATCGAAGTCTGTGCCAAGTCCGGGGTCGAGGTACTGACCCTGTTCGCCTTCTCCAGCGAGAACTGGCAGCGCCCTGCCGAAGAGGTCGGTGCGCTGATGGAGCTGTTCTTCTCGGCGCTGCGCCGTGAGGCCAAGCGCCTTGACGAGAACAACATCAGCCTGCGCATCATCGGCGACCGTTCGCGTTTCCATCCTGAGCTGCAGGCCGCCATGCGCGAGGCCGAGGCAGTGACCGCTGGCAACAACCGTTTCATTCTGCAGATAGCAGCCAACTACGGTGGCCAGTGGGACATCGCCCAGGCTGCCCAGCGGCTGGCGCGGGAAGTGCAAGCCGGGCACCTGCGCCCGGAAGACATCACCCCGGGTCTGCTGCAGACCTGCCTGGCAACCGGCGACCTGCCGTTACCGGACCTGTGCATTCGCACCGGTGGCGAGCACCGCATCAGCAATTTCCTGTTGTGGCAGCTGGCCTATGCCGAGTTGTACTTCTCCGACCTCTACTGGCCGGACTTCAAACACGAGGCCATGCGCAATGCCCTGGCCGATTTCGCTTCGCGCCAGCGCCGCTTCGGTAAGACCAGCGAGCAGGTCGAGGCTGGAGCTCGTGCTTAA
- the tsf gene encoding translation elongation factor Ts produces MAAITAALVKELRERTGEGMMDCKKALEKAGGDIEKAIDDMRASGAIKAAKKAGNVAAEGAIAVKTDGTSAVLLEVNSQTDFLALQDDFKNFVAESLEEAFAQKLTDAAPLIASREAAREALVAKCGENVNIRRLVRVEGDVVGAYLHGNKIGAVVVLKGGDVELAKNIAMHVAASNPEFLDSSEISAEAIEREKNVFLQLNADKIAGKPENIVENMINGRITKFKAEASLKEQAFVMNPEIKVGELAKKAGAEIVSFTYFKVGEGIEKPVDDFAAEVAAQVAAAKQ; encoded by the coding sequence ATGGCAGCAATTACTGCAGCGCTGGTAAAAGAACTGCGCGAGCGTACCGGCGAAGGCATGATGGATTGCAAAAAGGCCCTGGAAAAGGCCGGCGGCGACATCGAGAAAGCCATTGACGACATGCGTGCCTCGGGCGCCATCAAGGCCGCCAAAAAGGCTGGCAACGTCGCTGCTGAAGGCGCTATCGCCGTCAAGACCGACGGTACTTCCGCCGTCCTGCTGGAAGTGAACTCGCAGACCGACTTCCTGGCCCTGCAAGACGACTTCAAGAACTTCGTGGCCGAAAGCCTCGAAGAAGCCTTCGCCCAGAAGCTGACCGACGCCGCTCCGCTGATCGCCTCGCGTGAAGCTGCTCGTGAAGCCCTGGTTGCCAAGTGCGGCGAGAACGTCAACATCCGTCGCCTGGTGCGCGTTGAGGGTGACGTTGTCGGTGCCTACCTGCACGGCAACAAGATCGGCGCTGTCGTCGTTCTGAAAGGCGGTGACGTGGAGCTGGCGAAGAACATCGCCATGCACGTTGCAGCTTCGAACCCTGAGTTCCTGGATTCGTCGGAAATCTCCGCCGAGGCCATCGAGCGCGAGAAGAATGTCTTCCTGCAGCTGAACGCCGACAAGATCGCCGGCAAGCCGGAAAACATCGTTGAGAACATGATCAACGGTCGTATCACCAAGTTCAAGGCCGAAGCCTCGCTGAAAGAGCAAGCCTTCGTCATGAACCCGGAAATCAAGGTTGGCGAGCTGGCCAAGAAAGCCGGTGCAGAAATCGTTTCCTTCACCTACTTCAAAGTAGGCGAAGGCATCGAGAAGCCAGTCGACGACTTCGCTGCTGAAGTTGCCGCTCAGGTCGCTGCTGCCAAGCAGTAA
- a CDS encoding [protein-PII] uridylyltransferase codes for MPQVDPELFDRGQFQAELALKASPIAAFKKAIRLAGEVLDKRFRAGSDIRPLIEARAWLVDNILQQAWNQFDWGDQSGIALVAVGGYGRGELHPHSDIDLLILLGAAEHEQYRDAIERFLTLLWDIGLEVGQSVRTVDECAEQARADLTVITNLMESRTIAGPEALRQRMLEVTSTAHMWPSKEFFLAKRAELKARHHKYNDTEYNLEPNVKGSPGGLRDIQTVLWVARRQYGTLNLHALAGEGFLLESENELLASSQDFLWKVRYALHMLAGRAEDRLLFDHQRSIATLLGYSDENPKRAIEQFMQQYYRVVMSISQLCDLIIQHFEEVILADEESGSTQPLNARFRLHDGYIEATHPNVFKRTPFAMLEIFVLMAQHPEIKGVRADTVRLLREHRHLIDDTFRTDIRNTSLFIELFKCEIGIHRNLRRMNRYGILGRYLPEFGLIVGQMQHDLFHIYTVDAHTLNLIKHLRKLQYTPVSEKFPLASKLMGRLPKPELIYLAGLYHDIGKGRQGDHSEIGAVDAQKFCERHQLPAWDSRLIVWLVQNHLVMSTTAQRKDLSDPQVINDFALHVGDETRLDYLYVLTVADINATNPSLWNSWRASLLRQLYTETKRALRRGLENPLDREEQIRQTQSSALDILVREGTDPDDVEQLWAQLGDDYFLKHTAADVAWHTDAILQQPADGGPLVLIKETTQREFEGGTQIFIYAPDQHDFFAVTVAAMSQLNLNIHDARIITSSSQFTLDTYIVLDNDGGSIGDNPQRVKQIRDGLTEALRNPEDYPTIIQRRVPRQLKHFDFPPQVTILNDAQRPVTILEITAPDRPGLLARLGRIFLEFDLSLQNAKIATLGERVEDVFFITDADNQPLSDPQLCSRLQEAIVQQLQAGQGSDTSQTRVTF; via the coding sequence ATGCCCCAGGTGGACCCCGAGCTGTTCGACCGTGGCCAGTTCCAGGCGGAACTGGCCCTCAAGGCGAGCCCCATCGCCGCCTTCAAGAAAGCCATCCGCCTGGCCGGCGAGGTGCTCGACAAACGTTTTCGCGCCGGCAGCGACATCCGACCGCTGATCGAGGCCCGCGCCTGGCTCGTCGACAATATCCTGCAACAGGCGTGGAACCAGTTCGACTGGGGCGACCAGAGCGGCATTGCCCTGGTTGCGGTGGGCGGCTACGGGCGCGGTGAACTGCACCCGCACTCGGACATCGACCTGCTGATTCTGCTGGGCGCTGCCGAGCACGAGCAGTACCGCGACGCCATCGAGCGCTTTCTGACCTTGCTGTGGGACATTGGCCTGGAAGTCGGCCAGAGCGTGCGCACCGTCGACGAATGCGCCGAACAGGCCCGCGCCGACCTGACGGTGATCACCAACCTGATGGAAAGCCGCACCATCGCCGGCCCCGAGGCCTTGCGCCAGCGCATGCTGGAAGTCACCAGCACCGCGCACATGTGGCCGAGCAAGGAGTTCTTCCTGGCCAAGCGCGCCGAACTCAAGGCCCGCCACCACAAGTACAACGACACCGAGTACAACCTCGAACCCAACGTCAAGGGTTCGCCAGGTGGCCTGCGTGACATCCAGACGGTCCTGTGGGTGGCCCGCCGCCAGTACGGGACGCTCAACCTGCATGCACTGGCCGGCGAAGGCTTCTTGCTGGAAAGCGAGAATGAACTGCTGGCTTCGTCCCAGGACTTCCTCTGGAAAGTCCGTTACGCCCTGCACATGCTGGCCGGACGCGCCGAAGACCGCCTGCTGTTCGACCACCAGCGCAGCATCGCCACGCTGCTGGGCTACAGCGATGAAAACCCCAAGCGGGCGATCGAACAGTTCATGCAGCAGTACTACCGGGTGGTGATGAGCATCAGCCAGCTGTGCGACCTGATCATCCAGCACTTCGAAGAGGTTATCCTCGCCGATGAGGAAAGTGGCAGCACCCAGCCGCTGAATGCGCGGTTCCGCCTGCATGACGGCTATATCGAGGCCACCCACCCGAACGTGTTCAAACGCACGCCATTCGCCATGCTGGAAATCTTCGTGCTGATGGCCCAGCACCCCGAGATAAAGGGCGTGCGTGCCGATACCGTGCGCCTGCTGCGCGAACACCGCCACCTGATCGACGACACGTTCCGCACCGATATCCGCAATACCAGCCTGTTCATCGAGCTGTTCAAGTGCGAAATCGGCATCCACCGCAACCTGCGCCGGATGAACCGCTACGGCATTCTTGGCCGTTACCTGCCAGAGTTCGGCCTGATCGTCGGGCAGATGCAGCATGACCTGTTCCACATCTATACGGTCGATGCGCATACCCTCAACCTCATCAAGCACCTGCGCAAGCTGCAATACACGCCGGTGTCCGAGAAATTCCCGCTGGCCAGCAAGCTCATGGGGCGCCTGCCCAAACCCGAGCTGATCTACCTGGCCGGGCTGTACCACGACATCGGCAAGGGTCGCCAGGGCGACCACTCGGAAATCGGTGCAGTGGACGCGCAGAAGTTCTGCGAACGGCACCAGTTGCCGGCCTGGGACAGCCGCCTGATCGTCTGGCTGGTGCAGAACCACCTGGTGATGTCGACCACCGCTCAGCGCAAGGACTTGTCCGACCCGCAGGTGATCAACGACTTTGCCCTGCACGTGGGCGACGAGACGCGCCTTGACTACCTGTACGTACTGACCGTGGCCGACATCAACGCCACCAACCCGAGCCTTTGGAACTCGTGGCGGGCCAGCCTGCTGCGCCAGCTGTACACCGAGACCAAGCGTGCCCTGCGCCGCGGCCTGGAAAACCCGCTGGACCGCGAAGAGCAGATTCGCCAGACCCAGTCCTCAGCGCTGGACATCCTGGTGCGCGAGGGCACCGACCCGGACGACGTCGAGCAGCTATGGGCGCAACTGGGCGATGACTATTTCCTCAAGCACACCGCCGCCGACGTGGCCTGGCACACGGATGCGATCCTGCAGCAACCGGCCGATGGCGGGCCGCTGGTGCTGATCAAGGAAACCACCCAGCGCGAGTTCGAAGGCGGCACGCAGATCTTCATCTATGCCCCCGACCAGCACGATTTCTTCGCCGTGACGGTGGCGGCCATGTCGCAGTTGAACCTGAACATCCACGACGCGCGGATCATCACGTCGAGCAGCCAGTTCACCCTCGACACCTACATTGTGCTGGACAACGACGGTGGCTCGATCGGCGACAACCCACAGCGGGTCAAGCAGATTCGCGATGGCCTGACCGAAGCGCTGCGCAACCCCGAGGACTACCCGACCATCATCCAGCGCCGGGTACCGCGGCAGCTCAAGCACTTCGACTTCCCGCCGCAAGTGACCATCCTCAACGATGCCCAGCGGCCGGTGACCATCCTCGAAATCACCGCGCCAGACCGCCCGGGCCTGCTGGCCCGGCTGGGGCGGATCTTCCTGGAGTTCGACCTGTCACTGCAAAACGCCAAGATCGCCACCCTCGGCGAGCGGGTAGAAGACGTGTTCTTCATTACCGATGCCGACAACCAGCCGCTGTCAGACCCGCAGCTGTGCAGCCGCCTGCAGGAAGCCATCGTGCAGCAACTGCAGGCCGGCCAAGGTAGCGACACCAGCCAGACCCGCGTGACCTTTTAA